One Brachyspira suanatina DNA segment encodes these proteins:
- the mnmH gene encoding tRNA 2-selenouridine(34) synthase MnmH produces the protein MVKLIDIEEFLKLANYDELPIIDVRSPIEYNHAHIPNAHNVYLFNDEERKDVGTIYKQIGRKEAILKGLEYVSVRMTDILKSIDEIANKYNSTNKILMHCFRGGMRSESTAWLCSSYGYNVYMLKGGYKRYRNYVLDSFERDYKIYLLTGRTGSGKTLILNKLKSIGYNVIDLEKIAKHKGSAFGWINEGEQPSQEQFENNLSYELLKYDINSTLWFEDESLLIGRRAIPKSLFNKMREAQKIIYLDIPKECRAEYIVNTYGKYNINDLKESILKIKKRLGGERLKESLELLDNGNIYECVLNMLYYYDKAYKLSINENKLVSIKCEDNNFDNIVESIIKAI, from the coding sequence ATGGTTAAACTTATTGATATAGAAGAATTTTTGAAATTAGCAAATTATGATGAATTACCTATAATAGATGTACGCTCTCCAATAGAATATAATCATGCTCATATTCCAAATGCTCACAATGTATATTTATTTAATGATGAAGAAAGAAAAGATGTAGGCACTATATACAAACAAATAGGAAGAAAAGAGGCTATATTAAAGGGATTAGAATATGTATCCGTTAGAATGACCGATATATTAAAATCCATTGATGAAATAGCCAATAAATATAATTCTACTAATAAAATACTTATGCATTGTTTTAGAGGAGGAATGCGCAGTGAATCCACTGCTTGGCTTTGTTCAAGTTATGGATATAATGTTTATATGCTAAAAGGCGGATATAAAAGATATAGAAACTATGTACTAGATTCATTTGAAAGGGATTATAAAATATATTTGCTTACAGGAAGAACAGGAAGCGGAAAAACCTTGATATTGAATAAATTAAAATCTATAGGATATAATGTAATAGATTTAGAAAAAATAGCAAAACATAAAGGGTCTGCTTTTGGATGGATAAATGAAGGAGAACAGCCATCTCAGGAACAATTTGAGAATAATCTTTCATACGAACTGTTAAAATATGATATCAATTCCACACTTTGGTTTGAAGATGAAAGTCTGCTTATAGGAAGAAGAGCGATACCAAAATCTTTATTCAATAAAATGAGAGAAGCTCAAAAAATCATATATTTAGATATACCAAAAGAATGCAGGGCAGAATATATTGTTAATACTTATGGAAAATATAATATTAATGATTTAAAAGAATCTATTCTAAAGATAAAAAAACGTTTGGGCGGAGAAAGATTAAAAGAATCCTTAGAATTGCTTGATAATGGAAATATATATGAATGCGTACTTAATATGCTTTACTATTATGATAAGGCATACAAACTTAGTATAAACGAAAATAAATTAGTATCAATAAAATGTGAGGATAATAATTTTGATAATATAGTAGAATCTATTATTAAAGCTATATAA
- the trhA gene encoding PAQR family membrane homeostasis protein TrhA, which yields MEKSAFYIDIQNRYHKSKKIGELYSAISHGIGALLGIAGLVLMLVKTKVNPIPIIIYCVGIIFLYTFSSLYHFFPDGKLKQLFRKFDHIGIYVFIAATYTPVCIFSLPRNVGILILSVIWSCALIGILSNTVIKYKNIVLRLVLYILMGWIIIFAFKPLMNRFDILHLNWLIWGGIFYTIGAFLYALGKKCNDKTKQFTHDIFHIFVLMGSFAHYWFLYSYVIN from the coding sequence ATGGAGAAAAGTGCTTTTTATATTGACATACAAAATAGATATCATAAATCAAAAAAAATAGGGGAGCTATACTCAGCAATATCTCATGGCATAGGTGCTTTACTTGGCATTGCTGGTCTTGTTCTTATGCTCGTAAAGACAAAGGTTAATCCAATACCTATAATTATTTATTGTGTTGGTATAATATTTTTATATACATTCAGCTCTCTATATCATTTCTTTCCTGATGGTAAGCTTAAACAGTTATTTAGAAAATTTGATCATATAGGAATATATGTATTTATAGCTGCAACTTATACTCCAGTTTGTATATTTTCTCTTCCTAGAAATGTTGGCATATTGATATTATCTGTTATATGGTCTTGTGCTTTAATAGGAATATTGTCAAATACAGTGATAAAATACAAAAATATTGTTCTAAGACTTGTTTTATATATATTAATGGGATGGATAATCATATTTGCATTCAAACCTTTAATGAATAGATTTGATATTTTGCATTTAAATTGGCTTATATGGGGCGGAATATTCTATACTATAGGAGCATTCTTATATGCTTTAGGTAAAAAATGCAATGATAAAACTAAGCAATTTACTCATGATATTTTCCATATATTTGTTTTGATGGGTTCTTTTGCTCATTATTGGTTTTTATATAGTTATGTTATAAATTAA
- a CDS encoding PSP1 domain-containing protein: MIKNIAHIKFRGSNIGKFEHLHIENIKIKDACVIETDEGIEIGYVLNFEDIDVDLLEEDNNNVNSDNASENNEDIQDDNEAINEEEISEELKDIAVEEENNNIKTKNNKNKIFNIVRIADEKDLEQYKINMEDAAEAFKICKEKVNNHNLDLKLISSYYFLDRAKLLFEFIAEERIDFRELVKDLAAHFKTRIELRQIGVRDEARSIGGCGICGRELCCKVIKGKFETITIKMAKEQGMLLNTMKISGQCGRLMCCLAHEYKAYCALKKDLPKVGTKLVFNNVPAVIKELNPLNKKLLIETEDKRLIYISVSDLKTNEDGFLIANIKAE, translated from the coding sequence ATGATAAAGAATATAGCTCATATAAAGTTCAGGGGATCTAATATTGGAAAATTTGAACATTTACATATAGAAAATATTAAAATAAAAGATGCTTGTGTTATAGAAACAGATGAAGGTATAGAAATAGGTTATGTGCTTAATTTTGAAGATATAGATGTAGATTTATTGGAAGAAGATAATAATAATGTAAACTCTGATAATGCATCAGAAAATAATGAAGATATACAAGATGATAATGAAGCTATTAATGAAGAGGAAATATCTGAAGAATTAAAAGATATTGCTGTTGAAGAGGAAAATAATAATATAAAAACTAAAAATAATAAGAATAAAATATTTAATATTGTAAGAATAGCAGATGAAAAAGATTTAGAGCAATATAAAATTAATATGGAAGATGCAGCTGAAGCATTTAAAATATGTAAGGAAAAGGTAAATAATCATAATTTAGATTTAAAATTAATAAGTTCTTACTATTTTTTGGATAGAGCTAAACTTTTATTTGAATTTATAGCTGAGGAGAGAATAGACTTTAGAGAGTTAGTTAAGGATTTAGCAGCACATTTCAAAACTAGAATAGAATTAAGACAGATAGGTGTAAGAGATGAGGCTAGATCCATAGGCGGATGCGGAATATGCGGAAGAGAATTATGCTGTAAAGTGATAAAGGGTAAATTTGAAACTATAACTATAAAAATGGCAAAAGAACAAGGCATGCTTTTAAACACAATGAAAATATCAGGACAATGCGGAAGGCTTATGTGCTGTTTAGCTCATGAATATAAGGCTTATTGTGCTCTTAAAAAAGATTTGCCTAAAGTTGGTACTAAATTAGTATTTAACAATGTACCGGCTGTTATAAAAGAATTGAACCCTTTAAATAAAAAATTATTAATAGAAACAGAAGATAAAAGACTTATATATATTAGTGTAAGCGATTTAAAAACAAATGAGGACGGTTTTTTAATAGCTAATATTAAAGCAGAATAA
- the trpS gene encoding tryptophan--tRNA ligase: MSKKIMLSGIQPTGSLHIGNYLGALKNWADILNDYYGFFCIVDYHAITVEYDVSQMQKRIMDAAVEYLACGLDPNKCSIFVQSDVRAHTELAWIFNSIIPVAELERMTQYKDKSRKNVENINAALLTYPSLMAADILLYHPDIVPVGEDQEQHVELTRMIVRKFNNRYGEYFKEPDTYHGKVLRILGLDGQNKMSKSLNNHIALSLTAEETEKLIMQKAMTDTNRKLKTDPGNPDICNVYSYHKIFSSEDEQKEVCEGCKNASIGCVQCKRMLAKNINNELAPIRENINKYSNDKDYVYDVLKEGAKNASEVAEKTLYEVRNLMGLVDNKRK, from the coding sequence ATGTCTAAAAAAATTATGTTAAGCGGAATACAGCCGACTGGTTCTCTTCATATTGGGAATTATCTTGGAGCTTTGAAGAATTGGGCTGATATACTTAATGATTATTATGGATTTTTTTGTATTGTTGATTATCATGCTATAACTGTTGAGTATGATGTTTCTCAAATGCAAAAAAGAATAATGGATGCAGCTGTTGAATATTTGGCATGCGGTCTTGATCCTAATAAATGTTCTATATTTGTTCAGTCAGATGTAAGAGCACATACCGAATTAGCTTGGATATTTAATTCTATTATACCTGTAGCTGAGCTTGAAAGAATGACTCAGTATAAAGATAAATCAAGAAAGAATGTTGAAAATATTAATGCAGCACTTCTAACCTACCCTTCTTTAATGGCTGCAGATATTTTGCTTTATCATCCTGATATAGTACCTGTTGGAGAAGATCAGGAACAGCATGTAGAGCTTACAAGAATGATAGTAAGAAAGTTTAATAATAGATATGGTGAATATTTCAAAGAACCGGATACTTATCATGGAAAAGTGTTGAGAATATTGGGACTAGACGGACAAAATAAAATGAGTAAGTCTTTGAATAACCATATAGCATTATCTTTAACTGCAGAAGAAACAGAAAAATTAATAATGCAGAAAGCAATGACTGATACTAACAGAAAACTTAAAACTGATCCGGGTAATCCTGATATATGTAATGTTTATAGCTATCATAAAATATTTTCAAGCGAAGATGAGCAGAAAGAAGTTTGTGAGGGATGTAAAAATGCTTCTATAGGATGCGTACAATGTAAGAGAATGCTTGCTAAAAATATTAATAATGAATTAGCACCTATAAGAGAAAATATAAATAAGTACTCTAATGATAAAGATTATGTTTATGATGTACTAAAAGAAGGAGCAAAAAACGCTTCTGAAGTAGCTGAAAAAACATTGTATGAAGTAAGAAATTTAATGGGTTTAGTTGATAATAAAAGAAAGTAA
- the mltG gene encoding endolytic transglycosylase MltG — MKKLFIILIILVAIVSASSVALIQYMISPISKDSEKVYFEIKQGEGASTIANKLELQGLIRNSKVFLLFAKYLKYDRKLLSGYYEVSRNMNMIDIMKHLNSGKQAMVRLTIAEGKNIYEIGTYLESQGFTTKKEFLEVCHDKEILKKYNIPSDSVEGYIFPSTYYIVKGNPTKVLVMHMIDSLFKQFPDLDERAKKMGRNVHEILTMASIVEKEMGPLDDPRLISSAYYNRLKIDKRLEADPTTIYAMTLVKGDYIEKPNLKYADLRMEHPYNTYKNTGLPPGPICSSGAKAIEAALDPADTDYIFFVADGTGKHAFSVTYEEHVENINRYIFKK; from the coding sequence ATGAAAAAATTATTTATTATATTAATTATACTTGTTGCTATAGTATCCGCTTCATCTGTGGCATTAATTCAGTATATGATTAGTCCTATTAGCAAAGATAGTGAAAAAGTGTACTTTGAAATAAAACAGGGCGAAGGTGCTTCAACTATAGCTAATAAATTGGAATTGCAGGGACTTATTAGAAATTCTAAAGTCTTCCTATTATTTGCTAAATATCTTAAATATGACAGAAAACTTTTAAGCGGCTATTATGAAGTTAGCAGAAATATGAACATGATAGACATCATGAAGCATCTTAATAGCGGAAAACAGGCTATGGTAAGACTTACTATTGCTGAAGGAAAAAATATTTATGAAATAGGAACTTATTTAGAATCTCAAGGCTTTACCACTAAAAAAGAGTTTTTGGAAGTTTGCCATGATAAAGAGATATTAAAAAAATATAATATCCCTTCTGATAGCGTTGAAGGTTATATATTTCCTTCTACTTACTATATAGTTAAAGGAAATCCGACTAAAGTATTAGTTATGCATATGATAGACTCACTTTTTAAGCAATTTCCTGATTTAGATGAAAGAGCTAAGAAAATGGGAAGAAATGTTCATGAAATACTTACTATGGCTTCAATAGTAGAAAAAGAAATGGGACCTCTTGATGATCCAAGATTAATTTCATCTGCTTATTATAATCGTTTGAAAATAGATAAAAGATTGGAAGCTGACCCTACAACAATATATGCTATGACCTTGGTAAAAGGTGATTATATAGAAAAGCCAAATCTTAAATATGCTGATTTGAGAATGGAACACCCTTATAATACATACAAAAATACAGGACTTCCTCCTGGTCCTATATGTTCATCTGGTGCTAAAGCTATAGAAGCGGCATTGGATCCTGCAGATACTGATTATATTTTCTTTGTAGCAGACGGAACAGGAAAACATGCATTTTCTGTTACTTATGAAGAACATGTGGAAAATATTAACAGATATATTTTCAAAAAATAA
- the hisS gene encoding histidine--tRNA ligase, translating to MLDIKKPRGTNDFFYDSSKRLEYIENKIKNIVKLYGYGRIRTPLFEYTDLFTRGIGEGTDIVGKEMFTFEDRGGRSLTLRPEGTASVARAYVENSMQNEFAINKLFYLGTMYRAERPQKGRYREFNQFGVECIGNSSPLIDAEIILLNINVLKEFGIDNVNLLINTVGCSKCKPSYNNALKEAIGTKKEQLCETCQKRYEGNILRILDCKNEKCKETIKDIPKFYDYVCDECKEHFDKLCEELTRVGQKFTVDPMLVRGLDYYTKTAFEVQTNALGAQSAILGGGRYDNLIGIFNNGKDVPAVGSAMGIERLLLVLENQNNIITDRLDAYIVAFKETENEVLKIMQTLRANNISCDYDFAVKSIKSQFKSANKRNAKYAVVLGEDEFKRGMCKLKNMDSGEEKEISINDIHNNIEK from the coding sequence ATGTTAGATATAAAAAAACCTAGAGGTACAAACGATTTTTTCTATGATTCTTCTAAAAGACTCGAATATATAGAAAATAAAATAAAAAACATAGTAAAACTTTACGGATATGGCAGAATAAGAACACCTTTATTCGAATATACAGATCTTTTCACAAGAGGAATAGGAGAGGGTACTGATATTGTAGGAAAAGAGATGTTTACCTTTGAAGATAGAGGCGGAAGATCTCTTACTTTAAGACCCGAAGGGACTGCTTCTGTGGCTCGTGCTTATGTTGAAAACTCTATGCAAAATGAGTTTGCTATAAATAAGTTATTTTATTTAGGTACTATGTATAGGGCAGAACGTCCTCAAAAAGGAAGATACAGAGAATTTAATCAGTTCGGAGTTGAATGCATAGGAAATTCTTCTCCTTTAATAGATGCTGAAATAATACTTCTAAATATAAATGTATTAAAAGAATTTGGTATTGATAATGTTAATCTTCTAATAAATACAGTAGGATGTTCTAAATGTAAGCCTTCTTATAATAATGCTTTGAAAGAGGCTATTGGAACCAAAAAAGAACAACTTTGCGAAACTTGTCAGAAAAGATATGAAGGCAATATTTTAAGAATATTAGACTGCAAAAATGAAAAATGCAAAGAAACAATAAAAGATATACCAAAATTCTATGATTATGTATGTGATGAATGTAAAGAACATTTTGACAAATTATGTGAAGAGCTTACAAGAGTAGGACAGAAATTCACTGTTGATCCTATGCTTGTTAGGGGATTAGATTATTATACAAAAACCGCTTTTGAAGTTCAGACAAATGCTTTGGGAGCTCAAAGTGCCATACTTGGAGGCGGAAGATATGATAATTTGATCGGAATTTTCAATAATGGAAAAGATGTTCCGGCTGTTGGAAGTGCTATGGGTATTGAAAGACTTCTTCTTGTGCTAGAAAATCAGAATAATATCATAACCGACAGACTTGATGCTTATATCGTGGCATTTAAAGAAACTGAAAACGAGGTTTTAAAAATCATGCAGACTTTGAGAGCCAATAATATAAGCTGCGATTATGATTTTGCTGTGAAATCTATTAAAAGTCAATTCAAATCTGCTAACAAAAGAAATGCAAAATATGCTGTTGTGCTTGGAGAAGATGAATTCAAAAGAGGCATGTGCAAATTAAAAAATATGGATAGCGGCGAAGAAAAAGAAATATCTATAAATGATATACATAACAATATAGAAAAATAA